The Peribacillus sp. FSL P2-0133 genome has a segment encoding these proteins:
- a CDS encoding PTS sugar transporter subunit IIB, producing MKKVNILFVCGAGLGSSFACQMAAEDVLSKLGINAKLDHSDISSAVSVKPDIIITAQNFKSQFEKFSVDPKQTTIVYLRNIVSKLEIEEKITPVLREKGVLA from the coding sequence ATGAAAAAAGTAAATATCTTATTTGTATGTGGAGCAGGTTTAGGAAGCAGTTTTGCTTGTCAAATGGCGGCAGAGGATGTATTAAGCAAGTTGGGTATTAATGCCAAGCTAGATCATAGTGATATCTCGTCTGCTGTTTCAGTAAAACCCGATATTATTATTACGGCACAGAATTTCAAATCCCAATTTGAGAAATTTTCAGTTGATCCAAAACAAACGACAATTGTTTATTTGAGAAATATTGTATCTAAACTAGAGATTGAAGAAAAAATCACCCCGGTATTAAGGGAAAAAGGCGTTTTAGCTTAA
- a CDS encoding PTS sugar transporter subunit IIC, giving the protein MGVVNFIIENILTQASVTIALIAMLGLILQKKSTGQVISGSLKTMLGFMVLSAGSSIIVGSLMYFGKIFTEGFHMQGIIPSIEAINGQAMNELGLGRDIALTFLAIFVFNILIARFTKWKYIFLTGQAILWMATMTTVFGYFAGLRGVALILVGGFIGGVFAVAMPAIAQPFVRKITGMDDIALGHFCTVGYVFEAGVAKLVGGKGEKKKSVEDLKLPAQFEFLQDTYLSLMVVMTPLYIITAAFAGDEFASKISENTNYLMFAFLQSIQFVVGVYVLLAGVRLLLGEIVPAFRGIAMRLVPNAKPALDCPVLFPFSPNAVIVGFITTTIGSIIAMFVLPVFGLAMILPGILTAFFAGGTAGIFGNLTGGIRGAIIGGIVHGFFITLLPALLVTTFNSMGFVNATATDVDTVTAALLYAWLIGPLLKAF; this is encoded by the coding sequence ATGGGTGTAGTCAACTTTATTATAGAGAATATTTTGACACAGGCATCAGTCACAATCGCGTTGATTGCTATGTTGGGGTTAATTTTGCAAAAGAAATCAACAGGGCAAGTTATTTCTGGTTCGTTAAAGACGATGTTAGGATTTATGGTATTGTCAGCCGGATCCAGCATTATAGTTGGTAGTTTAATGTATTTCGGTAAAATTTTTACAGAAGGTTTCCATATGCAAGGGATTATTCCTTCAATTGAAGCCATTAATGGCCAAGCAATGAATGAGTTAGGCTTGGGTCGTGATATCGCACTAACTTTCTTAGCTATCTTTGTTTTTAATATTTTAATTGCCCGGTTTACTAAATGGAAATACATCTTTTTAACTGGTCAGGCAATTCTTTGGATGGCTACTATGACAACAGTATTTGGTTACTTTGCAGGTTTACGTGGTGTTGCATTGATTTTAGTAGGCGGTTTCATTGGGGGCGTCTTTGCGGTAGCAATGCCTGCGATTGCACAACCATTTGTTCGGAAGATTACTGGTATGGATGATATTGCATTAGGACACTTTTGTACGGTTGGGTATGTGTTTGAAGCAGGTGTAGCAAAACTAGTTGGGGGAAAAGGCGAAAAGAAAAAATCTGTTGAAGATTTGAAATTACCAGCTCAATTTGAATTCTTACAAGATACCTATCTATCTTTGATGGTGGTAATGACTCCTCTTTATATTATTACAGCAGCGTTCGCAGGTGATGAGTTCGCTTCTAAAATATCAGAAAATACAAACTACTTAATGTTTGCTTTCTTACAATCTATCCAATTCGTAGTTGGAGTGTATGTATTACTAGCAGGGGTTCGCTTATTACTAGGTGAAATTGTTCCGGCATTTAGAGGGATTGCCATGCGGTTGGTTCCAAATGCAAAGCCTGCATTAGATTGTCCAGTCCTATTTCCATTTAGCCCTAATGCAGTCATTGTAGGGTTTATCACAACTACTATAGGTTCAATTATTGCAATGTTTGTATTACCAGTCTTTGGGTTGGCAATGATCTTACCAGGTATTCTGACAGCCTTCTTCGCGGGTGGGACTGCCGGTATCTTCGGTAACTTAACAGGTGGTATTCGCGGTGCAATTATTGGTGGTATTGTACATGGTTTCTTCATTACATTATTACCAGCACTGTTAGTAACGACTTTCAATTCTATGGGATTTGTCAATGCAACAGCTACAGATGTTGATACAGTAACAGCTGCTTTACTATATGCATGGCTCATTGGTCCACTTTTAAAAGCTTTCTAG
- a CDS encoding class II fructose-bisphosphate aldolase: MYITLKEVTLRAEELNYTVGSFNAHNLEMLPDMIRAAKEQGAPIIIQTSIDTAKYIGHENFVAVCKTMATNEMVDVVLHLDHARDFDDIKEAINKGYTSVMFDGSHLPFKENIMKTRAVVEYAHKYGVSVEGELGTIGGTEEGIHVDEDDKVYTDPKDAEEFVKATGVDALAIAIGTNHGQYKSKTEVNLPLLKEINAVVDVPLVIHGGTGVNEMDIHELINNGIRKFNVGTELLVAWTKAAKETFGETKVTKSLRHNIIPCNKAVKEIVKHKIGIFMNKEDSTLQVK, from the coding sequence ATGTATATAACACTAAAAGAAGTAACACTTAGGGCTGAAGAATTGAATTATACAGTTGGGTCATTTAATGCACATAATTTAGAGATGTTACCTGATATGATACGTGCAGCAAAAGAGCAAGGAGCACCAATTATTATTCAAACAAGTATAGATACTGCGAAATACATTGGTCATGAAAATTTTGTTGCTGTATGTAAAACTATGGCCACAAATGAAATGGTAGATGTGGTATTGCATTTAGACCATGCAAGGGATTTTGATGATATTAAAGAGGCAATCAATAAAGGATATACATCAGTGATGTTTGATGGTTCTCATTTACCATTCAAAGAGAACATTATGAAAACAAGAGCAGTAGTAGAATATGCACACAAATATGGTGTTTCGGTAGAGGGCGAACTAGGGACAATTGGTGGTACTGAAGAAGGGATTCATGTAGATGAGGATGATAAGGTTTATACTGACCCAAAAGATGCAGAAGAGTTTGTTAAAGCAACAGGGGTTGATGCTTTGGCCATTGCAATCGGTACTAATCATGGTCAATATAAATCTAAAACAGAAGTAAATCTACCGCTATTAAAAGAAATCAATGCTGTAGTAGATGTACCTTTAGTTATTCATGGAGGTACAGGTGTTAATGAAATGGATATTCATGAATTAATAAATAATGGGATTCGTAAATTTAATGTTGGTACTGAGTTGTTAGTAGCATGGACGAAAGCAGCGAAAGAAACATTCGGAGAAACAAAAGTAACTAAATCATTACGACATAATATTATTCCATGTAATAAGGCAGTAAAAGAAATTGTCAAACATAAAATTGGAATCTTCATGAATAAAGAAGACAGTACGCTTCAAGTAAAATAG
- a CDS encoding tetratricopeptide repeat protein — protein MFGFGKKKPKEPKKETTEKVVLTVERKEELVRIISTKKEEVNQTVGEEQAKIHEEIGLAFNELGEENNAIDSLEKSIQAKKSLGEGYKTLLKLYNKKRAEAAKVNDEELLQIYLKKMDQMMQVSKEVTRGVR, from the coding sequence ATGTTTGGATTTGGTAAGAAAAAACCTAAAGAACCGAAAAAAGAAACAACCGAAAAGGTAGTGTTAACAGTAGAACGAAAAGAAGAGTTAGTACGTATTATCTCCACTAAAAAAGAAGAAGTAAATCAAACAGTTGGAGAAGAACAAGCAAAAATTCATGAGGAGATTGGCCTGGCATTTAATGAACTTGGTGAAGAAAATAATGCTATTGATTCGTTAGAAAAAAGTATTCAGGCTAAAAAGTCATTAGGCGAAGGTTACAAAACTTTATTAAAACTTTATAACAAGAAGCGTGCAGAAGCAGCAAAAGTGAATGATGAAGAATTATTACAGATATATCTAAAGAAAATGGATCAAATGATGCAAGTTTCTAAAGAGGTTACGCGTGGTGTTCGATAA
- a CDS encoding PTS sugar transporter subunit IIA: MKERSQRVLTRFLKVNTFLTCEDLSKEFNISERTFRNELVLINKYLSENNYPSITTIRGKGLKLDLSDVDRGKLQLKIGDDRETDYYRPNERFLALLLDIADTTKRTMLFEMEEKLQVSKSTLDEDMRRLRQFLKEYGISVVSLTKQGIVLKGDERSIRTMLYDVINSVTDISNLLGYRDRDTVNTFADQFVLDYLDTSALRVIGEHYDEVFEKSRVEINHVYRNQSILFLGIWVRRLQEGNNLRELAKVRAEIKEDPVRNFVDFICMEFGLYPSLNEIKYTTFTIESFNPKDMNNSFDWVTAQLLAIQLIEHVEKVTRIPFSQREEDLYEGLYKHITGLLSRAKNDLQVFNPLKETIKESFAEIYQAVTCFSKQIEDYIKKPLSEDEIGFLTVYFSTSASQIKQKEQYVYQAVVLCNHGISTGKLLAANLKEQFNIEIVAVLSSFELAFIDKLDVDLVFTTISIDYPRKPVLLLNPILRESDKKEIKDFLLKNKNKRRIVSNKLDATMLMQDILMLIVESGGTVTQESYQKVEETFKEHHLKINTREIQPMLQDILRDSNILLKQECKDWKEAITKSAQILLTEEVIEERYINAMIKSVEEYGPYIVVGKHLALAHARPEDGVNKLGISVMTLKEPVNFGNPDNDPVKIVFCLAAVDSYSHLNVMKNLIELINDEEKLDQLITAQDVTMFNQVLYGSEVME; the protein is encoded by the coding sequence ATGAAAGAACGGTCTCAACGAGTACTTACCAGATTTTTGAAAGTAAATACCTTTTTAACTTGTGAGGATTTAAGTAAAGAGTTCAATATTAGTGAGCGTACTTTTCGAAACGAATTGGTTCTGATTAATAAATATCTGTCTGAAAATAATTATCCATCCATTACGACGATAAGAGGAAAGGGGTTGAAGTTAGACCTGTCTGATGTGGACCGCGGAAAGCTCCAATTGAAAATTGGTGATGATAGGGAAACGGATTATTATAGGCCCAATGAACGTTTTCTTGCCTTACTTTTAGATATTGCCGATACCACAAAAAGGACAATGCTTTTTGAAATGGAAGAAAAACTGCAGGTATCGAAAAGTACATTGGATGAGGATATGAGAAGACTTCGCCAGTTTTTAAAGGAATATGGTATTTCTGTAGTGAGTTTAACGAAGCAAGGGATTGTATTAAAAGGAGATGAACGATCAATACGCACTATGTTGTACGACGTAATTAATAGTGTTACAGATATTTCCAATCTATTGGGGTACCGAGATAGAGATACTGTGAATACCTTTGCAGATCAATTTGTCCTTGATTATTTGGATACAAGTGCATTGAGGGTCATTGGAGAACATTATGACGAAGTCTTTGAAAAGTCTAGAGTAGAGATTAATCATGTATATCGAAATCAAAGCATTCTATTTTTAGGTATATGGGTAAGGCGGTTGCAAGAGGGAAATAACCTTAGGGAATTAGCCAAAGTTAGAGCCGAGATAAAAGAAGATCCTGTCAGAAATTTTGTGGATTTCATCTGTATGGAGTTTGGTTTATATCCATCATTAAATGAAATAAAATATACTACCTTTACAATCGAATCTTTTAATCCAAAAGATATGAATAATTCATTCGATTGGGTTACCGCACAATTATTAGCTATTCAATTAATTGAGCATGTAGAAAAAGTAACCAGAATCCCCTTTTCTCAGAGAGAAGAAGATTTGTATGAAGGTTTATATAAGCATATCACAGGGTTATTAAGCAGGGCGAAGAACGATTTACAGGTATTTAATCCGTTGAAAGAAACTATTAAGGAGTCCTTTGCCGAGATTTATCAGGCAGTCACATGCTTTAGTAAGCAAATAGAGGACTATATAAAAAAACCATTATCAGAAGATGAAATCGGGTTTTTGACCGTTTATTTTTCAACTTCTGCCAGCCAAATAAAACAGAAAGAACAATATGTTTATCAGGCTGTTGTGCTTTGTAATCATGGGATTTCAACTGGAAAGCTATTGGCTGCGAATTTGAAAGAGCAATTCAATATCGAGATTGTAGCAGTATTGAGTTCGTTTGAATTAGCCTTTATTGACAAGCTTGATGTTGATTTAGTTTTTACGACCATTTCAATTGATTATCCAAGAAAACCCGTATTATTGCTTAATCCAATATTAAGAGAAAGTGATAAGAAGGAAATTAAAGATTTTTTACTCAAAAATAAGAATAAGAGAAGGATCGTTTCCAATAAGTTAGATGCCACAATGCTAATGCAGGATATTCTTATGTTAATTGTAGAAAGCGGCGGTACGGTAACACAGGAAAGCTATCAGAAAGTAGAAGAGACTTTTAAAGAACATCATTTAAAAATTAATACAAGGGAGATACAGCCAATGTTGCAGGATATTTTGAGGGATTCCAACATTCTACTAAAGCAAGAATGTAAAGACTGGAAAGAAGCGATTACGAAATCTGCCCAGATATTGTTAACAGAAGAGGTCATTGAAGAGCGATATATAAACGCCATGATTAAATCTGTTGAAGAGTATGGGCCTTATATAGTAGTAGGGAAGCATTTAGCGTTAGCACACGCAAGGCCAGAAGATGGAGTAAATAAATTAGGTATTAGTGTCATGACGTTAAAGGAACCGGTGAATTTCGGAAATCCGGATAATGATCCGGTGAAAATTGTTTTTTGTCTAGCTGCAGTGGATTCTTATTCGCATCTAAATGTGATGAAAAATCTGATTGAGTTAATTAATGATGAAGAGAAATTAGACCAGTTAATTACAGCACAAGATGTAACCATGTTTAATCAGGTGTTATATGGAAGTGAAGTAATGGAATGA